From Streptomyces sp. NBC_00775, one genomic window encodes:
- a CDS encoding carbohydrate ABC transporter permease yields MTVTETRPGTGAPMAPVPGRHHRRGGWRTRLTRFDLRYTPYVLIAPFFVIFGVFAAYPLLYTGWISFHKWAIIEGDQGWTGLHNYQLLFQDSYFWNALLNTTLLLVFGTGVQLLLALWLAGILNRKLSGSAVWRAGVVLPHIVSVVAVSLVFAQLYGFHTGIINDVLSLAGIDRIDWQASRWTAIPAVSTIIIWRWAGYYALIFLAAMQGVPRELHEAAMLDGASHRRIFWSITVPSIRPTVIFSVVMSTIGAMQTFTEPQLFDTQGTEGTGGSDRQFQTLMMYLYEKGFREFNAGYAATLAWVMFLLIAVLSGINYALSRRIASKD; encoded by the coding sequence ATGACGGTCACCGAGACCCGTCCCGGCACGGGGGCACCCATGGCTCCCGTGCCGGGACGGCACCACCGCCGAGGCGGCTGGCGCACCCGCCTCACCCGCTTCGACCTGCGGTACACCCCGTACGTCCTCATCGCCCCGTTCTTCGTGATCTTCGGCGTCTTCGCCGCCTATCCGCTCCTCTACACCGGCTGGATCTCCTTCCACAAATGGGCGATCATCGAGGGCGACCAGGGCTGGACGGGCCTGCACAACTACCAACTCCTGTTCCAGGACTCGTACTTCTGGAACGCGCTCCTCAACACCACGCTCCTGCTGGTGTTCGGCACCGGAGTCCAGCTGCTCCTCGCGCTCTGGCTCGCCGGCATCCTCAACCGCAAGCTCAGCGGCAGCGCGGTGTGGCGGGCCGGGGTCGTGCTGCCGCACATCGTGTCGGTGGTCGCCGTCAGCCTCGTCTTCGCGCAGCTTTACGGCTTCCACACCGGCATCATCAACGACGTACTGAGCCTGGCCGGCATCGACCGGATCGACTGGCAGGCCAGCCGCTGGACCGCCATCCCCGCCGTCTCCACCATCATCATCTGGCGCTGGGCGGGCTACTACGCGCTGATCTTCCTCGCCGCGATGCAGGGCGTCCCGCGCGAACTCCACGAGGCCGCGATGCTCGACGGCGCCTCCCACCGACGCATCTTCTGGTCCATCACGGTGCCGTCCATCCGCCCCACCGTCATCTTCTCCGTCGTCATGTCGACGATCGGCGCGATGCAGACCTTCACCGAGCCCCAACTCTTCGACACCCAGGGCACGGAGGGCACGGGCGGCAGCGACCGGCAGTTCCAGACGCTGATGATGTACCTCTACGAGAAGGGCTTCCGCGAGTTCAACGCGGGCTACGCGGCCACCCTCGCCTGGGTGATGTTCCTGCTCATCGCCGTTCTCTCCGGCATCAACTACGCGCTGTCGCGGCGCATCGCGTCGAAGGACTGA
- a CDS encoding ABC transporter substrate-binding protein — translation MKYQASQGIRVAVGAAVIALMASGCGGGSSDSADGGTITLTVTTHVDYGYRDLYKEYEKSHPGIKIKEVLIDDLPKKLVTQLAANRGASDVVGLGDDIIGKFKPSHQRFLNLADYGVDNTSDPWVQWAYDYGTVDGGKYVLGMRTDLGGLGICYRTDLFKQAGLPTDPEKVAALWPTWDKFTETGEKFSAKVKNASFTANTGDVWVGMGNQLKETFFAESDDSFIADKNSDLKTDFLTAANMSVKKVSGGYPPFTPEMANALKTGKAATAVCPAWKLDRTKEASGAANAGKWSVAAAPQGGNWGGSYLLVPKQTKHPKEAVALARWLTSSKVQKQLFLSKGYLSSHPSVYNDPQVQAKKDAYFSNAPTGKIFAEAVDAMQPLYRGTKDSDVATAFMNALLRVEQGKQKPEDAWNQAVSDAKKVAGE, via the coding sequence ATGAAGTACCAAGCCAGCCAAGGGATACGGGTGGCGGTCGGCGCCGCGGTCATCGCCCTCATGGCGTCCGGCTGCGGCGGGGGCTCCTCCGACAGTGCCGACGGCGGAACCATCACGCTCACCGTCACGACCCACGTCGACTACGGCTACCGGGACCTCTACAAGGAGTACGAGAAGAGCCACCCCGGCATCAAGATCAAGGAAGTCCTGATCGACGACCTGCCGAAGAAGCTCGTCACCCAGCTCGCGGCGAACCGCGGCGCCTCCGACGTGGTCGGCCTCGGCGACGACATCATCGGCAAGTTCAAGCCCAGCCACCAGCGCTTCCTCAACCTCGCCGACTACGGCGTCGACAACACCTCCGACCCGTGGGTGCAGTGGGCGTACGACTACGGCACGGTCGACGGCGGCAAGTACGTACTGGGCATGCGCACCGACCTCGGCGGGCTCGGCATCTGCTACCGCACCGACCTGTTCAAGCAGGCGGGACTGCCGACCGACCCCGAGAAGGTCGCGGCGCTCTGGCCCACCTGGGACAAGTTCACCGAGACGGGCGAGAAGTTCAGCGCCAAGGTCAAGAACGCCTCCTTCACCGCCAATACGGGTGACGTCTGGGTCGGCATGGGCAATCAGCTCAAGGAAACCTTCTTCGCCGAGTCCGACGACTCGTTCATCGCCGACAAGAACTCCGACCTCAAGACGGACTTCCTGACCGCCGCGAACATGTCCGTGAAGAAAGTCAGCGGCGGATATCCGCCCTTCACCCCGGAAATGGCGAACGCCCTGAAGACGGGCAAGGCGGCAACCGCTGTCTGTCCCGCCTGGAAGCTCGACCGCACCAAGGAGGCGTCCGGTGCCGCCAACGCCGGCAAGTGGTCGGTGGCCGCGGCCCCGCAGGGCGGCAACTGGGGCGGCTCCTATCTCCTGGTGCCCAAGCAGACCAAGCACCCCAAGGAGGCTGTGGCGCTGGCCCGTTGGCTGACCTCCTCCAAGGTGCAGAAGCAGCTCTTCCTCTCCAAGGGTTACCTCTCCAGCCACCCGTCGGTCTACAACGACCCACAGGTGCAGGCGAAGAAGGACGCGTACTTCTCCAACGCCCCCACCGGCAAGATCTTCGCCGAGGCCGTCGACGCGATGCAGCCCCTCTACCGGGGCACCAAGGACAGCGACGTCGCCACCGCCTTCATGAACGCCCTGCTCCGCGTCGAACAGGGCAAGCAGAAGCCGGAGGACGCCTGGAACCAGGCCGTCTCCGACGCCAAGAAGGTCGCGGGGGAATGA
- a CDS encoding LacI family DNA-binding transcriptional regulator, protein MVRTGSATGPTLAVVAREAGVSVPTASKVVNGREDVAPETRRRVTEALDRLGYVRRPRFEASKAPGLVDLVVHSLESSWSGAVLHGVEGAAHDAGLEVVVSAGLTRTRGGRPERGWLDKLTTRGSSGVLFNLAELTASQYAWLDQHRIPFVMIDPVLEPPPGVVSVGAANWQGGLLATEHLLSLGHERIAAVGGYRRKICSSDRIAGYRSALASAGIRHRPEFIRYGSFNETGAHRRMLELLDLPEPPTAVFVCSDKMALGVYQALAERKLSVPDDISVVGFDDLPESRWATPALTTVRQPLSEMAATALRLLVRMMAGDQPEGTRTELSTRLVERASTGPAPG, encoded by the coding sequence ATGGTCCGTACGGGAAGCGCGACCGGGCCGACATTGGCGGTCGTCGCGCGCGAGGCCGGGGTGTCCGTGCCGACGGCGTCGAAGGTGGTCAACGGCCGCGAGGACGTGGCGCCGGAAACCCGCCGCAGGGTCACCGAGGCGCTCGACCGGCTCGGCTACGTCCGCAGACCCCGCTTCGAGGCGTCAAAGGCGCCCGGCCTGGTCGACCTGGTGGTGCACTCCCTGGAGAGCTCCTGGTCCGGCGCGGTGCTGCACGGCGTGGAGGGCGCGGCACACGACGCGGGCCTGGAAGTGGTGGTGTCGGCGGGGCTCACCCGGACCAGGGGCGGGCGTCCCGAGCGCGGCTGGCTGGACAAGCTCACCACCCGGGGATCGTCAGGGGTGTTGTTCAACCTGGCCGAGCTGACCGCGTCGCAGTACGCCTGGCTCGACCAGCACCGCATCCCGTTCGTGATGATCGACCCGGTCCTCGAACCGCCGCCGGGCGTGGTGTCGGTGGGCGCGGCGAACTGGCAGGGCGGCCTGCTCGCGACGGAGCATCTGCTCTCCCTCGGCCATGAACGCATCGCCGCCGTCGGCGGCTACCGCCGCAAGATATGCAGCAGCGACCGGATCGCCGGCTACCGCTCGGCCCTCGCGTCGGCCGGGATCCGGCACCGCCCCGAATTCATCCGCTACGGCAGCTTCAACGAGACCGGCGCGCACCGCCGCATGCTGGAACTCCTCGACCTCCCCGAACCGCCCACCGCGGTCTTCGTCTGCTCCGACAAGATGGCGCTCGGCGTCTACCAGGCCCTGGCAGAGCGGAAGCTGAGCGTCCCGGACGACATCAGCGTGGTCGGCTTCGACGACCTCCCCGAGTCCCGCTGGGCCACCCCGGCGCTCACCACCGTGCGCCAGCCGCTCTCCGAGATGGCGGCGACGGCTCTGCGCCTGCTCGTCCGCATGATGGCGGGCGACCAGCCGGAGGGCACGCGCACGGAGCTGTCGACCCGCCTGGTGGAGAGGGCGAGCACGGGCCCGGCGCCCGGCTAG
- a CDS encoding VOC family protein: MTPRFDVIGLVVSDMAASLAFYRRLGIEFPDGSEDQPHVEAELPGGLRLALDTEETIRSFHSGWRPPAGGGRIALAFLCDSPAEVDSVYEELVGAGHHGELKPWDAFWGQRYAVVHDPDGNGVDLFARLPETQ, from the coding sequence ATGACTCCACGATTCGATGTGATCGGCCTCGTCGTCTCCGACATGGCCGCCTCCCTCGCCTTCTACCGTCGCCTCGGAATCGAGTTCCCCGACGGCTCCGAGGACCAGCCGCACGTCGAGGCGGAGCTGCCCGGCGGGCTGCGGCTGGCGCTCGACACGGAGGAGACGATCCGTTCGTTCCACAGCGGCTGGCGGCCCCCGGCCGGCGGCGGCCGGATCGCGCTCGCCTTCCTCTGCGACAGCCCCGCGGAAGTCGACTCCGTGTACGAGGAACTGGTCGGCGCCGGGCATCACGGCGAGCTCAAGCCGTGGGACGCCTTCTGGGGCCAGCGGTACGCCGTCGTGCACGACCCGGACGGCAACGGCGTCGACCTGTTCGCGCGGCTACCCGAGACGCAGTAG
- a CDS encoding helix-turn-helix transcriptional regulator — MYVERASRLAGAVVWSRVLPGSGSAVRPVLPDGCMDLLWTEGRLLVAGPDTRAYVPGGVPGGWAGIRFYPGTAPTLLGVPAHELRDRRVELADLWPVTEVRRLTGKVDGAADPVSALEEVALERAVDADPPDPLLRGLVAALDHGRPVAAVADELGLSARQLHRRSLAAFGYGPKMLARVLRLQRALSLARGGVPLAETAVRAGFADQAHLARDVRELAGMPARELLRLG, encoded by the coding sequence GTGTACGTGGAACGCGCGTCCCGGCTGGCGGGCGCCGTGGTGTGGAGCCGTGTCCTGCCGGGGAGCGGCTCGGCCGTACGGCCCGTGCTGCCCGACGGTTGCATGGACCTGCTGTGGACCGAGGGACGGCTGCTGGTCGCCGGTCCCGACACGCGGGCGTACGTGCCCGGTGGCGTGCCCGGTGGCTGGGCGGGCATCCGGTTCTACCCCGGTACAGCGCCCACGTTGCTGGGTGTTCCCGCGCACGAACTCCGCGACCGGCGGGTGGAGTTGGCCGACCTGTGGCCCGTTACGGAGGTTCGGCGCCTCACTGGGAAGGTCGACGGGGCCGCCGACCCCGTGAGTGCCCTGGAGGAGGTGGCTCTGGAGCGTGCGGTGGACGCCGATCCCCCGGATCCGCTGCTGCGGGGTCTGGTCGCGGCGCTGGACCATGGCAGACCGGTCGCTGCGGTCGCTGATGAACTGGGCCTGAGCGCAAGGCAGTTGCACCGCCGCTCGCTGGCCGCGTTCGGCTACGGGCCGAAGATGCTGGCCCGGGTGTTGCGGCTGCAGCGGGCCCTCTCGCTCGCGCGGGGCGGGGTGCCCCTCGCGGAGACCGCGGTTCGCGCCGGGTTCGCGGACCAGGCCCATTTGGCGCGGGACGTAAGGGAGTTGGCGGGGATGCCCGCGCGGGAGCTACTGCGTCTCGGGTAG
- a CDS encoding cupin domain-containing protein, which translates to MLTRGDPLAGLLEGPRARGAFMIRACFDPPWCVRVEDRAPLTIMLVVRGDAWVVPDRGERVRLKAGDLAIARGPDPYLCADDPGTAPQAVILPGGECTYPDGRSLKGQWDLGVRSWGDRLDGSTVLLIGTYMMQGEISGRLLDALPPLLSLTSDVWECPLTPILAEEMVRDEPGQEVVLDRLLDLLMIAALRAWFSRPEAAAPAWYQALADPVVGRVLRLLQDDPAHPWTVATLAAKAGVSRAALARRFSELVGEPPMTYLTGWRLALAADRLVETDDTLDSIARHVGYGSAFALSSAFKRVYGVSPQEHRTRAA; encoded by the coding sequence ATGCTCACGCGGGGGGACCCCCTTGCAGGCCTGTTGGAGGGTCCACGCGCGCGTGGCGCCTTCATGATCCGTGCGTGCTTCGACCCGCCGTGGTGTGTACGCGTCGAGGACCGCGCCCCCCTGACGATCATGCTGGTGGTCCGCGGCGACGCCTGGGTCGTACCGGACCGGGGCGAGCGGGTGCGGCTGAAGGCGGGCGACCTCGCCATCGCGCGCGGCCCGGACCCGTACCTCTGCGCCGACGACCCGGGGACCGCGCCGCAGGCGGTGATCCTGCCGGGCGGCGAGTGCACCTACCCCGACGGGCGCTCCCTGAAGGGCCAGTGGGACCTCGGCGTACGCAGCTGGGGCGACCGGCTCGACGGCTCCACGGTGCTGCTGATCGGGACGTACATGATGCAGGGCGAGATCAGCGGACGGCTGCTCGACGCCCTGCCGCCCCTTCTCTCCCTCACCTCCGACGTGTGGGAGTGCCCGCTGACGCCGATCCTCGCCGAGGAGATGGTGCGCGACGAGCCCGGGCAGGAGGTCGTCCTCGACCGACTGCTCGACCTGCTGATGATCGCGGCGCTGCGGGCCTGGTTCTCGCGCCCCGAGGCCGCGGCGCCCGCCTGGTACCAGGCTCTCGCGGACCCGGTCGTCGGCCGGGTGCTGCGGCTCTTGCAGGACGACCCGGCCCATCCCTGGACGGTGGCGACCCTCGCCGCCAAGGCCGGAGTCTCGCGGGCCGCGCTGGCCCGGCGCTTCAGCGAACTCGTGGGCGAGCCCCCGATGACGTATCTGACCGGCTGGCGGCTGGCCCTGGCCGCCGACCGCCTGGTCGAAACGGACGACACCCTCGACTCGATCGCCCGCCACGTCGGCTACGGCAGCGCGTTCGCGCTGTCCAGCGCGTTCAAGCGGGTGTACGGGGTCAGCCCGCAGGAGCATCGGACGCGGGCGGCGTAG
- a CDS encoding NAD(P)H-binding protein — protein MAENTKNMTVLVTGASGRTGRRVAEAARAAGLTVRAASRAQGFDWENPTTWADALRGCDAAYLVYPSDVGSPRAAVDVGGIGRQAVDLGVRRLVLLSSRGEERARPTEEALRASGADWTIVRAAWFAQNFSEGPLVEGLRHGELVFPAGEVREPFIDVRDIADVVVAALTSGDRYVGQELAISGPRLLTFREAVAEIAKATGGELTYTPVTARQYGDNLAGFGVPPEEVEFLVDLFESLLDGRNSYLSDGVQQILGREPRDFTDFAREAAAAGTWKA, from the coding sequence ATGGCAGAGAACACGAAGAACATGACGGTGTTGGTGACAGGCGCCTCGGGGCGCACCGGGCGCCGGGTCGCGGAGGCCGCGCGGGCGGCCGGGCTGACGGTGCGGGCCGCATCGCGCGCCCAGGGTTTCGACTGGGAGAACCCCACGACATGGGCGGACGCCCTGCGGGGCTGCGACGCCGCGTATCTCGTGTATCCCTCGGACGTCGGCTCCCCGCGGGCCGCGGTGGATGTCGGCGGTATCGGGCGGCAAGCGGTCGATCTCGGCGTACGGCGGCTGGTGCTGCTGTCGTCGCGGGGCGAGGAGCGGGCCCGGCCGACCGAGGAGGCGCTCAGGGCGTCGGGCGCGGACTGGACGATCGTACGGGCCGCGTGGTTCGCGCAGAACTTCAGCGAAGGCCCGCTGGTGGAGGGGCTGCGCCACGGGGAGCTGGTCTTCCCCGCGGGTGAGGTGCGCGAGCCGTTCATCGACGTACGGGACATCGCGGACGTCGTGGTGGCCGCCCTGACGTCGGGCGACCGGTACGTCGGTCAGGAGCTCGCGATCTCGGGGCCCCGGCTGCTGACCTTCCGCGAGGCGGTCGCGGAGATCGCGAAGGCGACGGGCGGCGAGCTGACGTACACCCCGGTGACGGCGCGCCAGTACGGCGACAATCTGGCCGGGTTCGGGGTGCCGCCCGAGGAGGTCGAGTTCCTCGTCGACCTGTTCGAGAGCCTCCTCGACGGCCGCAACTCCTACCTCTCGGACGGCGTCCAGCAGATCCTGGGCCGCGAGCCGCGCGACTTCACGGACTTCGCTCGGGAGGCCGCGGCGGCGGGCACGTGGAAGGCCTGA
- a CDS encoding YihY/virulence factor BrkB family protein, producing the protein MHQAKETPERPPSGRFHRARALYRNVSKRRTAWLLLKDTVNSCMEYRILGLAAEAAFFTLLSVPPLLLSMIGLLGYVDAWTGADTIASLETNILEASRTVLSDKGVHQIAEPILHDVMKGGRPDIISLGFLFALWSGSRAVNVFIDTITVMYGLDGARGIVKTRVMSFLLFIVALLIGSIALPLMVAGPDAVVNVVPWSATLVQVLYWPVVIVLSVVFLTTLYHVSVPVRSPWVEDVPGALVALGMWVLGSFLLRIYLTNTVEGPTIYGSLAAPVAVLLWIGVSAFAVLVGAAVNAAIDRIWPAAATAAARAANERLREAQAAEYVARAAAHRSYDADPDDVDDSDMPSEFPERWSRFLPPEDVTSRLRTHAKSTHHHPHRNGDAPPPEQ; encoded by the coding sequence GTGCACCAGGCAAAAGAAACACCTGAACGGCCTCCCTCGGGCCGCTTCCACCGCGCTCGCGCGCTGTACCGGAACGTATCGAAGCGCAGGACCGCCTGGCTGCTGCTCAAGGACACCGTCAACTCGTGCATGGAGTACCGGATCCTGGGGCTGGCGGCCGAGGCCGCCTTCTTCACGCTCCTGTCCGTGCCACCGCTGCTGCTGAGCATGATCGGCCTGCTCGGATACGTGGACGCCTGGACCGGCGCCGACACGATCGCCAGCCTGGAGACCAACATCCTGGAGGCCTCGCGCACGGTCCTGTCCGACAAGGGCGTGCACCAGATCGCCGAACCGATCCTCCACGACGTGATGAAGGGCGGCCGGCCCGACATCATCTCCCTCGGCTTTCTGTTCGCCCTGTGGTCGGGCTCCCGCGCGGTGAACGTCTTCATCGACACCATCACCGTGATGTACGGCCTCGACGGCGCCCGGGGGATCGTGAAGACCCGGGTGATGTCGTTCCTGCTGTTCATCGTGGCGCTGCTGATCGGTTCGATCGCGCTGCCGCTGATGGTGGCGGGCCCGGACGCCGTGGTGAACGTCGTGCCGTGGTCGGCGACGCTCGTACAGGTCCTGTACTGGCCCGTCGTCATCGTCCTGTCGGTCGTCTTCCTCACGACGCTCTACCACGTGTCCGTGCCGGTGCGCTCCCCGTGGGTCGAGGACGTGCCGGGCGCCCTGGTGGCCCTCGGGATGTGGGTGCTCGGCAGCTTCCTGCTCCGCATCTACCTGACCAACACGGTCGAGGGCCCCACGATCTACGGCTCGCTCGCCGCGCCCGTCGCCGTTCTGCTGTGGATCGGCGTGTCCGCCTTCGCGGTACTGGTCGGCGCCGCCGTCAACGCCGCCATCGACCGGATCTGGCCGGCCGCCGCCACCGCCGCGGCCCGCGCCGCCAACGAACGCCTGCGCGAGGCCCAGGCCGCCGAGTACGTCGCCCGCGCCGCCGCGCACCGCTCGTACGACGCCGACCCCGACGACGTCGACGACTCCGACATGCCCTCCGAGTTCCCGGAACGCTGGTCGCGCTTCCTGCCCCCGGAGGACGTCACCTCCCGGCTGCGCACACACGCGAAGAGCACGCATCACCATCCGCACCGGAACGGGGACGCACCGCCACCGGAGCAGTGA
- a CDS encoding acyl-CoA dehydrogenase family protein encodes MAASTHTVTNQAPPLVGYDVFTADRALAEAVGRHLDPEILEEARDDLSALGRSAGSAQVQEWGTLANENPPKLRTHDRYGNRIDEVEFHPAWHRLLGKGVSAGLTAAWNRPGGHVRRAASFVVWTQAEAGHGCPLSMTHAAVPALRTDPALAAEWEPRLTSTVYDQGLRPASQKAGVLFGMGMTEKQGGSDVRANTTEARPLAEDGTYELTGHKWFCSAPMSDGFLVLAQAAPSGDKGALTCFLVPRVLEDGSRNTFRIQRLKDKLGNKSNASSEVEFDGTWARRVGDEGRGVRTIIEMVAATRLDCVLGSASLMRQAVAQAIHHCTYREAFGGRLVDKPLMRNVLADLALESEAATTLALRLAAAYDDGSEQERAFLRLAVPAAKYWVTKRCTPVAVEALECLGGNGYVEESGMPRLLRESPLNSIWEGAGNVQALDVLRALQREPGALDAYLREVGQARGADHRLDGAIKNLLAELADLDGIEGRARRLVERIATVLQGSLLVRYAPPEVADAFCASRLGGDWGSAFGTLPHSLDLATVVERARPVS; translated from the coding sequence ATGGCAGCCAGCACCCACACCGTGACCAACCAGGCTCCTCCCCTGGTCGGATATGACGTATTCACCGCCGACCGGGCCCTTGCGGAGGCGGTCGGCCGACATCTCGATCCGGAGATCCTTGAGGAGGCGCGAGACGATCTGTCGGCGCTCGGGCGCAGCGCCGGTTCCGCTCAGGTACAGGAGTGGGGGACGCTCGCCAACGAGAACCCGCCCAAGCTGCGCACCCACGACCGCTACGGCAACCGGATCGACGAGGTCGAGTTCCATCCGGCCTGGCACCGGCTCCTCGGGAAGGGCGTGTCCGCGGGGCTGACCGCGGCCTGGAACCGTCCGGGCGGCCATGTGCGGCGCGCGGCCTCCTTCGTGGTCTGGACGCAGGCCGAGGCGGGCCACGGCTGCCCGCTGTCGATGACCCACGCGGCGGTGCCCGCGCTGCGCACCGACCCGGCGCTCGCCGCCGAGTGGGAGCCGCGGCTGACGTCCACGGTGTACGACCAGGGGCTGCGGCCCGCCTCCCAGAAGGCCGGCGTGCTCTTCGGGATGGGGATGACGGAGAAGCAGGGCGGCAGCGACGTACGCGCCAACACGACCGAGGCGCGGCCGCTCGCCGAGGACGGGACGTATGAGCTGACGGGCCACAAGTGGTTCTGTTCGGCGCCGATGTCGGACGGTTTCCTGGTGCTGGCGCAGGCAGCCCCCTCCGGGGACAAAGGGGCGCTCACCTGCTTCCTCGTCCCGCGCGTTCTGGAGGACGGTTCGCGGAACACGTTCCGCATCCAGCGGCTCAAGGACAAGCTCGGCAACAAGTCGAACGCGTCGAGCGAGGTCGAGTTCGACGGGACCTGGGCGCGCCGGGTCGGGGACGAGGGGCGCGGGGTGCGCACCATCATCGAGATGGTCGCGGCGACCCGGCTGGACTGTGTGCTGGGCTCGGCCTCGCTGATGCGGCAGGCGGTCGCGCAGGCGATCCACCACTGCACCTACCGTGAGGCGTTCGGCGGCCGGCTGGTCGACAAGCCGCTGATGCGGAACGTACTCGCCGATCTGGCGCTGGAGTCCGAGGCCGCGACGACGCTCGCGCTGCGGCTGGCCGCCGCCTACGACGACGGGAGCGAGCAGGAGCGGGCGTTCCTGCGGCTCGCGGTGCCGGCCGCCAAGTACTGGGTGACGAAGCGGTGCACGCCGGTGGCCGTGGAGGCGCTGGAGTGCCTGGGCGGCAACGGATACGTGGAGGAGTCGGGCATGCCCCGGCTGCTGCGCGAGTCGCCGCTCAACTCCATCTGGGAGGGCGCGGGCAACGTCCAGGCGCTGGACGTCCTGCGCGCGCTGCAACGGGAGCCGGGGGCCCTCGACGCCTATCTGCGCGAGGTGGGCCAGGCGCGCGGCGCCGACCACCGCCTGGACGGCGCCATCAAGAACCTGCTGGCCGAACTCGCCGACCTGGACGGCATCGAGGGCCGCGCCCGCCGTCTCGTCGAGCGGATCGCGACGGTGCTCCAGGGGTCGCTGCTCGTCCGGTACGCGCCCCCGGAGGTCGCCGACGCGTTCTGTGCCTCACGGCTGGGCGGGGACTGGGGTTCGGCCTTCGGGACGCTGCCGCACAGTCTGGATCTGGCCACGGTGGTGGAGCGGGCGCGGCCGGTCTCCTGA
- a CDS encoding GAF domain-containing protein, protein MDASETVRHLQETWAATLRGERSPIAPRPVIGQSWQRVKRFGVDPEQGTDSVLLQTDELEHRRTSTALAEVMPILSGGLGSVADASLQIMVVTDPEGRVLWREGNAGVLRRADTICLEEGAAWSEDTTGTNAIGTALSAGAAVQVHSAEHFVRTLHDWTCAAAPVHDPRDGRLLGIIDVSGPDSTFHPATLALVDSVSRLAESELRSRHLTAIERLRAVAAPLLCRLGGKALVVDLNGWLAAVTGMPPVDRVPLPSSFGAGRVWLPSLGMCVAEPMPGGWLLRVTETDTSGSASRVVLDLSEPRRPCATVAGAAGSWAQDLTPRHAELLYVLAVHRQGRSAAQLAVDLFGDPTRTVTVRAELSRVRRRFTGLLDHRPYRFREEVEVEVLLPDDPLDLLPHSTAPAVLGARAGGAPWQGQGLS, encoded by the coding sequence CTGGACGCGTCCGAAACGGTCCGGCACCTCCAGGAAACCTGGGCCGCGACGCTCAGAGGCGAACGCTCCCCGATCGCACCGCGACCGGTCATCGGCCAGTCATGGCAACGAGTGAAACGTTTCGGTGTCGATCCCGAACAAGGCACGGACAGTGTGCTGTTGCAGACGGACGAACTCGAACATCGCCGGACATCCACGGCGCTCGCCGAGGTGATGCCGATCCTCAGCGGCGGGCTGGGATCGGTCGCCGACGCCTCCTTGCAGATCATGGTGGTCACCGACCCCGAGGGTCGGGTGCTGTGGCGCGAGGGCAACGCGGGGGTGCTGCGCCGGGCCGACACCATCTGTCTGGAGGAAGGCGCCGCGTGGAGCGAGGACACGACGGGCACCAACGCGATCGGCACCGCGCTGTCGGCGGGCGCGGCCGTCCAGGTGCACTCGGCCGAGCACTTCGTGCGCACGCTGCACGACTGGACCTGTGCCGCCGCGCCGGTGCACGACCCCCGGGACGGGCGGCTGCTCGGCATCATCGACGTGAGCGGGCCGGACAGCACGTTTCATCCGGCCACGCTCGCCCTGGTCGACTCGGTGTCCCGGCTGGCCGAAAGTGAACTGCGCAGCAGGCATCTGACGGCCATCGAGCGGCTGCGCGCGGTGGCCGCGCCCCTCCTGTGCCGGCTGGGCGGCAAGGCGCTGGTGGTCGACTTGAACGGCTGGCTCGCGGCCGTCACGGGGATGCCGCCCGTGGACCGGGTCCCCCTCCCCAGCTCCTTCGGCGCGGGCCGGGTCTGGCTGCCCTCGCTCGGGATGTGCGTCGCGGAGCCGATGCCCGGCGGATGGCTGCTGCGGGTCACGGAGACCGACACCTCCGGGTCCGCGAGCCGTGTGGTGCTGGACCTCAGCGAGCCCCGGCGGCCGTGCGCCACCGTCGCGGGAGCGGCGGGCAGTTGGGCGCAGGACCTGACCCCCCGCCACGCCGAGCTGCTGTACGTGCTCGCCGTGCACCGCCAGGGGCGCAGCGCCGCCCAGCTCGCCGTCGACCTGTTCGGCGACCCCACCCGCACGGTGACGGTCCGCGCCGAACTCTCCCGGGTACGGCGACGCTTCACGGGCCTGCTCGACCACCGGCCGTACCGCTTCCGCGAGGAGGTGGAGGTCGAGGTGCTGCTGCCGGACGATCCGCTGGACCTGCTGCCGCACTCGACGGCCCCGGCGGTACTGGGGGCGCGGGCGGGCGGGGCACCGTGGCAGGGGCAGGGCTTGTCGTGA